The proteins below come from a single Rickettsia typhi str. Wilmington genomic window:
- the virB11 gene encoding P-type DNA transfer ATPase VirB11, which translates to MNEEFAALETFLLPFKNLFAEDGINEIMVNKPGEAWVEKRGDIYSKQIPELDSEHLLALGRLVAQSTEQMISEEKPLLSATLPNGYRIQIVFPPACEIGQIIYSIRKPSGMNLTLDEYAQMGAFDNTATESLVDEDADILNNFLAEKKIKEFIRYAVISKKNIIISGGTSTGKTTFTNAALTEIPAVERLITVEDAREVVLSSHPNRVHLLASKGGQGRANVTTQDLIEACLRLRPDRIIVGELRGKEAFSFLRAINTGHPGSISTLHADSPAMAIEQLKLMVMQADLGMPPEEVKKYILSVVDIVVQLKRASGGKRYVSEVYYKKNKNSESML; encoded by the coding sequence ATGAATGAAGAATTTGCAGCCTTAGAGACATTTTTACTACCTTTTAAAAATTTATTTGCTGAAGATGGTATTAATGAAATTATGGTTAATAAGCCTGGAGAAGCATGGGTTGAAAAAAGAGGAGATATATATTCTAAGCAAATACCAGAACTGGATAGCGAACATCTACTTGCATTAGGGCGTTTAGTTGCTCAATCTACAGAACAGATGATTTCGGAAGAAAAACCGCTCCTTTCAGCAACTTTGCCAAATGGCTACCGTATCCAAATAGTCTTTCCTCCTGCGTGTGAGATAGGACAAATCATTTATTCTATAAGAAAGCCTAGTGGTATGAATTTAACTTTAGATGAATATGCTCAAATGGGAGCATTTGATAACACTGCAACAGAGAGTTTAGTAGATGAAGATGCAGATATTTTAAATAATTTTTTAGCTGAAAAAAAAATTAAAGAATTTATTAGGTATGCAGTTATTTCAAAAAAAAATATCATAATTAGTGGTGGGACTTCAACTGGTAAAACTACTTTTACTAATGCCGCACTTACTGAAATACCTGCAGTAGAAAGATTAATTACTGTAGAAGATGCTCGTGAAGTTGTACTATCAAGTCATCCTAACAGAGTACATTTACTTGCTTCTAAAGGTGGGCAGGGGCGTGCAAATGTTACTACACAAGATTTAATAGAGGCATGTTTGCGTTTAAGACCGGATAGAATTATCGTCGGTGAGCTTCGAGGTAAGGAAGCTTTTAGTTTTTTGCGTGCTATTAATACAGGTCATCCAGGTTCAATATCAACATTGCATGCTGATAGTCCTGCTATGGCTATTGAACAGTTAAAGCTTATGGTTATGCAAGCAGATCTTGGTATGCCACCTGAAGAAGTAAAGAAGTATATTTTAAGTGTTGTAGATATTGTTGTGCAGTTAAAACGTGCTAGTGGTGGGAAAAGATATGTTTCAGAAGTGTACTACAAAAAAAATAAGAATTCTGAATCTATGTTATAG
- a CDS encoding virB8 family protein has protein sequence MNNIFGFFKSSNNTQSGSGGKQNHESIKSTNPLKISQNWYEERSDKLIVQRNLLIILIILLTIFMVISTLVIAFVVKSKQFDPFVIQLNSNTGRAAVVEPISSSTLTVDESLTRYFIKKYITARETYNPVDFATIARTTVRLFSTSAVYYNYLGYIRNKDFDPTLKYKADNTTFLVIKSWSKIAEDKYIVRFSVNETSGSQLVYNKIAVVSYDYVPMQLTDSELDINPVGFQVNGYRVDDDNS, from the coding sequence ATGAATAATATATTTGGCTTCTTTAAATCAAGTAATAACACGCAAAGTGGTTCAGGAGGTAAACAAAATCATGAAAGTATTAAATCAACTAATCCTTTAAAAATTAGTCAGAATTGGTATGAAGAGCGATCTGATAAATTAATTGTTCAGAGAAATTTGCTGATCATATTAATAATACTACTAACCATTTTTATGGTTATATCAACTTTGGTCATAGCATTTGTAGTAAAGTCTAAACAGTTTGATCCTTTTGTGATCCAGCTTAATAGTAATACTGGACGTGCTGCGGTTGTAGAACCTATTTCATCATCGACGTTAACTGTAGATGAGTCTCTTACAAGATATTTTATAAAGAAATATATAACAGCACGTGAAACATATAATCCAGTTGATTTTGCAACGATAGCTCGTACGACAGTCAGATTATTTTCAACAAGTGCTGTTTATTATAATTATCTTGGCTATATAAGAAATAAAGATTTTGATCCTACTTTAAAATATAAAGCAGATAATACTACATTTTTAGTAATAAAGTCATGGTCTAAAATCGCAGAAGATAAATACATAGTTAGATTTTCTGTAAATGAAACATCAGGAAGCCAATTAGTTTATAATAAAATCGCGGTAGTAAGTTATGATTATGTGCCTATGCAATTAACAGATTCAGAACTTGACATAAATCCCGTAGGGTTTCAAGTTAACGGATATAGGGTAGACGATGACAATAGTTAG
- a CDS encoding TrbG/VirB9 family P-type conjugative transfer protein: MTIVRFYFLAFLLLSGFTAQRACPVVDDSFNSISNNYVDDLSLTKDNRIRTYIYNPNEVYLLVLHFGFQSHIEFAKNEEIQNIILGDAYAWKITPLANRLFIKPLEKDIRTNMTIITNKRTYEFDIASTELMIGNERDLVYVIKFYYPKKNSNYMARF; encoded by the coding sequence ATGACAATAGTTAGATTTTATTTTTTAGCTTTTCTATTATTAAGTGGTTTTACAGCACAACGTGCATGTCCGGTTGTAGATGATTCATTTAATAGTATTAGTAATAATTATGTAGATGATTTATCTTTAACTAAAGATAATAGGATCAGAACTTATATATATAATCCAAATGAAGTTTATTTATTAGTTTTGCATTTTGGCTTTCAATCGCATATAGAATTTGCTAAAAATGAAGAAATTCAAAATATAATTCTTGGGGATGCTTATGCTTGGAAAATAACCCCTCTGGCAAATAGGTTATTTATTAAGCCTCTTGAGAAAGATATTCGTACAAATATGACGATTATAACTAATAAAAGAACATATGAATTTGATATCGCTTCTACTGAACTTATGATAGGTAATGAAAGAGATTTAGTATATGTAATTAAATTTTACTATCCTAAGAAAAATAGTAATTACATGGCAAGGTTTTAG
- a CDS encoding type IV secretory system conjugative DNA transfer family protein, translating into MEWHKILKVTRNIFGHAIIHPVVIFCTIWISGVFIAIFTNEIGALGADINAINITYKWAYWLINVWRQLKIADYNYLKLKLIISLLGPAIIVIIFYIKNFQRIKSLQFFEQPEKVYGDASWANQSDIEAAGLRSKKGMLIGVDAGGYFVADGFQHALLFAPTGSGKGVGFVIPNLLFWTDSVVVHDIKLENHNLTSGWREKQGQKVFVWEPSNPDGITHCYNPIDWVSTKPGQMVDDVQKISNLIMPEKDFWNNEARSLFLGVTLYLIADPTKTKSFGEVVRTMRSDDVVYNLAVVLDTLGGVIHPVAYMNIAAFLQKADKERSGVISTMNSSLELWANPLIDSATASSDFNIQEFKKVKTTVYVGLTPDNIQRLQKLMQVFYQQATEFLSRKMPDLKEEPYGVMFLLDEFPTLGKMDTFKAGIAYFRGYRVRLFLIIQDTQQLKGTYEDAGMNSFLSNSTYRITFAANNYETANLISQLVGNKTVEQRSFSKPLFFDLNISTRTQNVSQVQRALLLPQEVIQLPRDEQIVLIESFPPIKSRKIKYYEDKFFTSRLLPPTFVPTQVPFNHVSNNSDASKETETTTAIENNE; encoded by the coding sequence ATGGAATGGCATAAGATACTTAAAGTTACTAGGAATATATTCGGTCATGCTATAATTCATCCGGTTGTTATTTTTTGCACCATTTGGATCAGTGGTGTGTTTATTGCAATTTTTACTAATGAGATCGGAGCTTTAGGTGCAGACATCAATGCTATAAATATTACTTATAAGTGGGCTTACTGGCTTATTAATGTTTGGCGGCAATTAAAAATTGCCGATTATAATTATTTGAAATTGAAGCTAATTATATCTCTTCTTGGTCCTGCTATTATTGTTATAATATTTTATATTAAAAATTTTCAAAGAATAAAATCATTACAATTTTTTGAGCAGCCTGAAAAAGTATATGGTGACGCTAGTTGGGCTAATCAGTCTGATATAGAAGCTGCTGGTCTTAGATCAAAAAAAGGCATGTTAATAGGTGTTGATGCTGGTGGATATTTTGTTGCAGATGGGTTTCAGCATGCTTTATTATTCGCACCTACCGGTTCAGGTAAAGGTGTTGGTTTTGTAATACCTAACCTTTTATTTTGGACTGATTCAGTAGTAGTACATGATATAAAGCTTGAAAATCACAATTTGACTAGTGGTTGGCGTGAGAAACAAGGGCAAAAAGTTTTTGTTTGGGAACCTTCTAATCCAGATGGTATTACACATTGTTATAATCCGATTGATTGGGTTAGTACTAAGCCTGGGCAAATGGTTGATGATGTACAGAAAATTTCGAATCTTATAATGCCAGAAAAGGATTTTTGGAACAATGAAGCACGTAGTTTATTCTTAGGCGTAACTTTATATTTAATAGCTGATCCTACTAAAACTAAATCTTTCGGTGAAGTAGTACGTACAATGAGAAGTGACGATGTAGTTTATAATCTAGCCGTTGTACTTGATACGCTTGGTGGTGTAATACATCCTGTTGCATATATGAATATTGCTGCATTTTTGCAAAAAGCTGATAAAGAGCGTTCCGGTGTAATATCTACAATGAATTCATCACTTGAATTATGGGCAAATCCACTTATTGATTCTGCTACTGCATCTTCTGACTTCAATATACAAGAATTTAAAAAAGTTAAAACAACAGTGTATGTAGGATTAACACCTGATAATATACAGCGTTTGCAAAAATTAATGCAGGTATTTTATCAGCAGGCTACAGAATTTTTAAGCCGTAAAATGCCTGATTTAAAGGAGGAACCATATGGAGTAATGTTCTTACTTGATGAGTTCCCGACTCTTGGAAAGATGGATACTTTTAAAGCTGGTATCGCTTATTTTAGAGGTTATAGAGTTCGGTTATTTTTGATTATCCAAGATACGCAGCAATTAAAAGGAACATATGAGGACGCCGGTATGAATTCTTTCTTATCTAATTCCACATATCGCATTACCTTTGCTGCTAATAACTATGAAACTGCAAATTTAATATCGCAGCTTGTTGGTAATAAGACTGTAGAACAAAGGTCATTTAGTAAACCTTTATTTTTTGACCTTAATATTTCTACTAGAACCCAAAATGTATCTCAAGTTCAAAGAGCTTTACTTTTACCTCAAGAAGTAATACAGTTACCGCGAGATGAGCAAATTGTTTTAATTGAATCCTTCCCGCCTATAAAATCTCGTAAAATTAAGTATTACGAAGATAAGTTTTTTACTAGTAGATTATTACCGCCGACTTTTGTACCTACTCAAGTACCCTTTAATCATGTGTCAAATAATAGTGATGCTTCTAAAGAGACTGAAACAACAACTGCTATCGAAAATAATGAGTAA
- a CDS encoding Ppx/GppA phosphatase family protein, with product MRSAIIDIGSNALRAVVYESDELGAPEIFNYKFRNYLTNLLNLDNLDVKHQTYLSIQYLIHVFTKLSVTNIKCVATAILRGHPKADEFKTIIKKRFNIDIEIISGEREAYLTAAGLISGISDAFGIVADLGGGSLELAHICNKKVGKLKSLPLGTKIITNSNVGDVGLITKMLEEEFGVAHYPNLYLIGGALRLMSRIYMESINYPLKNLHNFEINRVEFELYLEKLSQIDKLKLSYYEQKAINYNAVLVIKAMLKVFSPEKIIISNYGLKEGVRFDSLPYHETEKDIIYERVKRLVNFDKNICKIEKYIEALQYLLINSDATTLIIIELAIMLAQYNKNIDKTLRANFVSEFILSSDIPFSQRQRLMLGIALTVTYTAKTDMQINKIAKKMISKSDYYNSHIIGYYIKIAREIDGPEFQEPSFSIKLKDDKFLQINASNILPKQVFDKVCERLKDISSARKNISYNFSD from the coding sequence ATGCGTTCAGCTATTATTGATATCGGTTCAAATGCTTTAAGAGCTGTAGTTTATGAGAGTGATGAGCTTGGAGCACCGGAAATTTTTAATTATAAATTTAGAAATTATCTTACAAACTTACTTAATTTAGATAATTTAGATGTAAAACATCAAACATATTTATCTATACAGTATCTTATACATGTTTTTACCAAACTATCTGTTACTAATATTAAATGTGTTGCAACCGCTATACTGAGAGGGCATCCTAAAGCAGATGAATTCAAAACTATAATTAAAAAGCGATTCAATATTGATATTGAAATTATTTCAGGTGAACGTGAAGCTTATTTAACTGCTGCCGGATTGATTTCCGGTATTAGTGATGCTTTCGGTATTGTAGCTGATCTTGGTGGAGGTAGTCTTGAGCTTGCACATATTTGTAATAAAAAAGTTGGTAAATTAAAATCATTGCCGCTCGGTACAAAAATTATTACTAATAGCAATGTTGGTGATGTTGGGTTGATTACTAAAATGCTAGAGGAGGAATTTGGAGTTGCACATTATCCTAATTTATATTTAATTGGTGGTGCATTACGTCTAATGAGTCGTATATACATGGAGTCTATAAATTATCCTCTTAAAAATTTACATAATTTTGAAATAAATCGTGTAGAGTTTGAATTATATTTAGAAAAATTATCGCAAATTGATAAATTAAAGCTTAGTTATTACGAGCAAAAAGCTATAAATTATAATGCAGTTTTAGTAATAAAAGCTATGCTTAAGGTCTTTTCACCAGAAAAAATTATTATCTCGAATTACGGTTTAAAAGAAGGAGTGCGATTTGACTCATTGCCGTATCATGAAACAGAAAAAGATATCATTTATGAAAGGGTAAAAAGATTAGTAAATTTTGATAAAAATATATGTAAGATTGAAAAATATATTGAAGCACTACAATATCTTTTAATTAATTCTGATGCCACGACTCTTATTATTATTGAACTCGCGATAATGCTAGCACAATATAATAAAAATATTGATAAAACGCTCAGAGCAAATTTTGTTTCAGAATTTATATTATCTTCTGATATTCCTTTTAGTCAAAGGCAGCGTTTAATGCTAGGCATTGCTCTTACAGTTACTTATACTGCTAAAACTGATATGCAGATTAATAAAATAGCTAAGAAAATGATTAGTAAAAGTGATTATTATAACAGTCATATAATTGGATATTATATAAAAATTGCGAGAGAAATTGATGGACCAGAATTTCAAGAACCTTCTTTTTCAATTAAATTGAAAGATGATAAATTTTTACAAATTAATGCTTCAAATATCTTACCTAAACAAGTTTTTGATAAAGTTTGTGAACGTTTAAAAGATATAAGTTCTGCTAGAAAAAATATTAGTTATAATTTTAGTGATTAG
- a CDS encoding DUF2608 domain-containing protein encodes MFRKFLFIPLLIVTSLVKAEIIEVDSLSKITQDFKVNYNKNYLPQDLLVVTVLDKFLFKPFGIPIGEYIDQRRYLELAPLFSQINKNSKIIYIAQLILTNDSYKKELQESDFPSFVNEISNSQIPIIAVNNGFTGNFNNIPKFEIWFADYLKKNFYIDFSKSFPNNNYIIFNNLDSFANTYPVFYKGILTSNNISVAQVILNFLIQINFIPKCFILISSNRELIRSMEFQLNNHSSNILFIGYHYNNKTISAHKDIVYYTKMINDLIPQINKLKRNNPPLKNNNAKSKNSYETHK; translated from the coding sequence ATGTTTAGAAAATTTTTATTTATTCCACTATTAATTGTTACTTCTTTAGTGAAAGCAGAAATTATAGAAGTGGATAGTTTAAGTAAAATAACACAAGATTTCAAAGTAAATTATAATAAAAATTATCTACCGCAGGATTTATTAGTAGTAACGGTTCTAGATAAGTTTTTATTTAAGCCTTTTGGTATACCTATTGGTGAATATATTGATCAGCGTAGGTATCTTGAGCTAGCTCCTCTTTTCAGTCAAATTAATAAAAATTCTAAAATTATTTATATAGCACAATTGATTTTAACTAATGATAGTTATAAAAAAGAATTACAAGAATCTGATTTTCCAAGTTTTGTAAATGAAATTAGTAATAGTCAAATCCCAATAATAGCAGTAAATAATGGGTTTACTGGTAATTTTAATAATATTCCTAAATTTGAAATATGGTTTGCTGATTATTTAAAAAAAAATTTTTATATTGATTTTTCAAAGAGTTTTCCAAACAATAATTATATTATTTTTAATAATTTAGATAGTTTTGCTAATACTTATCCAGTATTTTATAAGGGTATATTGACTAGTAATAATATATCAGTCGCACAAGTGATACTCAATTTTCTTATTCAAATTAATTTTATACCAAAATGCTTTATACTGATTAGTAGTAATAGAGAGTTGATACGTTCTATGGAATTTCAGCTTAATAATCATAGTTCTAATATATTATTTATTGGTTACCATTATAATAATAAAACTATTTCAGCGCATAAAGATATTGTATATTATACTAAAATGATTAATGATTTAATACCTCAAATAAATAAGCTCAAAAGAAATAATCCACCTTTAAAGAATAATAATGCGAAAAGTAAAAATTCTTATGAAACGCATAAATAA
- a CDS encoding DUF2608 domain-containing protein, with protein MRKVKILMKRINKVLLSLLCLVIAYAGYSQIIPTYSVDSVTIQNLLPQVDADTLVLINIDNTIITPKSKLFRYQDNAYINFTKYLYSLAAHNASVNKTIAKLIVQRQMMLVESQWVDLINKMKNQGATVLGLQEITAPCNLIENYEGWLYTILYGLNINFTRKVNDKEVFRFNPSDAEAPIFYLGIIFTGNLNKVNTLIEFLNIIPIPPKKIVIFANNKKDLENIDSYLSMVDIGYYGIEYFGWQMLPGSPDNQIAEFQQSTFLNTGQWLEDDTAAKMLNK; from the coding sequence ATGCGAAAAGTAAAAATTCTTATGAAACGCATAAATAAAGTTTTATTGAGTTTACTTTGCTTAGTTATTGCATATGCAGGTTATAGTCAAATTATTCCTACTTATTCTGTAGACTCGGTAACAATACAAAATTTATTACCACAGGTAGATGCAGATACATTGGTATTGATAAATATAGATAATACTATCATCACACCTAAATCTAAATTATTTCGATATCAAGATAATGCTTATATTAATTTCACGAAATATTTATATAGTCTTGCAGCGCATAACGCATCAGTTAATAAAACTATTGCAAAATTGATAGTGCAGCGTCAAATGATGCTTGTTGAATCTCAATGGGTAGATTTAATTAATAAGATGAAAAATCAAGGTGCAACAGTATTAGGTCTTCAAGAAATAACAGCTCCATGTAATTTAATTGAGAATTATGAAGGATGGTTATATACCATACTTTATGGACTCAATATTAATTTTACTCGTAAAGTTAATGATAAAGAGGTATTTAGATTTAATCCAAGTGATGCTGAAGCTCCTATTTTTTATTTAGGTATAATATTTACCGGTAATTTAAATAAAGTTAACACTCTTATAGAGTTCTTAAACATTATACCAATACCACCTAAAAAAATAGTAATTTTTGCAAATAATAAAAAAGATTTAGAAAATATAGACTCTTATTTAAGTATGGTTGATATAGGATATTATGGAATTGAATATTTTGGATGGCAAATGTTGCCTGGATCACCTGATAATCAAATTGCTGAGTTTCAGCAATCTACGTTTTTAAATACTGGTCAGTGGTTAGAAGATGATACGGCTGCAAAGATGTTAAATAAATAA
- a CDS encoding 3'(2'),5'-bisphosphate nucleotidase CysQ, with product MNDNLINALKDLIINTGKVALDIKKTGILIDTKSDGSVVTNADQEISKIIYQTLQSLTSQIAIVCEEQPLPILNSDTFWLIDPIDGTRSYVDGKNTYTVNIGLIENGFPTIGLIYHPETAKLYYTDVNGRLKIEQNSQEIFVKHAPKHKEPNAVVGFYNSNKATKEFLRSYSFGKINTISSSIKLCLIAEGEADIYPKFGQTMEWDIAAGHALIKASGGNILDCDGQEVTYGKVNFANPHFFACSKYWLEMDYIFCIR from the coding sequence ATGAATGACAATTTAATTAATGCTTTAAAAGATTTAATTATTAATACTGGTAAGGTTGCACTAGATATCAAAAAAACAGGAATATTGATTGATACTAAATCAGATGGTTCTGTGGTCACGAATGCAGATCAGGAAATTAGTAAAATAATTTATCAGACTTTACAAAGCTTAACATCTCAAATAGCAATAGTATGTGAAGAGCAGCCACTACCTATATTAAACAGTGATACTTTTTGGTTAATCGATCCTATTGATGGGACACGGAGCTATGTAGATGGTAAAAATACATATACGGTAAATATAGGCCTGATTGAAAATGGTTTTCCGACTATCGGTTTGATATATCATCCTGAAACAGCAAAGCTGTATTATACTGATGTAAACGGTCGATTAAAAATCGAACAGAATTCTCAAGAAATATTTGTGAAGCATGCACCTAAACATAAAGAGCCTAATGCTGTAGTAGGTTTTTATAATTCAAATAAAGCTACTAAAGAATTTTTAAGGAGTTATTCATTCGGTAAAATAAATACAATAAGTAGTTCAATTAAATTATGTTTAATTGCTGAAGGTGAAGCTGATATATATCCCAAATTTGGTCAAACTATGGAGTGGGATATAGCTGCAGGTCATGCATTAATTAAAGCTAGCGGCGGTAATATTTTAGATTGTGACGGACAAGAAGTGACTTACGGTAAAGTAAATTTTGCTAATCCTCATTTTTTTGCATGTAGTAAATATTGGTTGGAAATGGATTATATTTTTTGTATACGCTAA
- a CDS encoding TrbI/VirB10 family protein, which produces MVAEQNNNNNTDSLSGTDLPEVQRELSKVSVSFNKNIAIVVVICAILIYIFYTLFFDMRKEEIPETKIPSNIVTPVTDVNDIIPEIPKLPDPPKLERPTVLQPPPPPPPVVEVPPVLPPISIEGNKEQTLQLPPVSLPTTSSTLVESDAEKQRREAKRKSAIVLVGGVEPKKTPEQITEAVTFKDRGDMFLLLGRGKLIDAVLETGINSDLGGEIRAIISRDVFSEKGKVILIPKGSKIFGKYATSTSSDSYGRVSIIWDRVDLTNGYTIEFDSPAVDNLGRPGLQGRVDNKYKEQFANAVLQSGFNIGLAKILDKLVPPPIDSQAAATNSATATQILNIAQTISSNTAIDVNTRIVTICTNILAAITDKTSIAYTTMTQACATAQNASSANTSEQRLQTLVQAVNTAASNLLTTTSIASTPTQAQQASTQAFTDVTNVVQNMITQQHFKPTTTVNQGTPIRIYVNKDYKFPRTVLLKSKVMK; this is translated from the coding sequence ATGGTTGCAGAGCAAAATAACAATAATAATACCGATTCTTTATCAGGTACAGACTTACCTGAGGTACAAAGGGAATTATCTAAAGTTTCGGTTAGTTTTAATAAGAATATTGCAATAGTAGTGGTAATTTGTGCTATTCTTATATATATCTTTTATACTCTTTTTTTTGACATGAGAAAAGAAGAAATACCTGAGACTAAGATACCGAGTAATATTGTAACGCCTGTTACGGATGTTAATGATATTATTCCAGAGATCCCAAAGTTACCAGATCCACCTAAACTTGAGAGGCCAACAGTGCTTCAACCACCGCCTCCTCCTCCGCCAGTAGTAGAAGTTCCGCCTGTTTTACCTCCGATTTCTATAGAAGGGAATAAAGAGCAGACACTTCAATTGCCACCGGTGTCGTTACCTACGACCTCATCAACGTTAGTTGAGAGTGATGCAGAGAAGCAACGCCGTGAAGCAAAACGGAAATCAGCTATAGTGTTAGTGGGTGGTGTAGAGCCTAAAAAAACACCAGAACAAATTACAGAAGCGGTGACATTTAAAGATCGTGGTGATATGTTTTTGTTGCTTGGACGCGGTAAGTTAATCGATGCAGTGCTTGAGACAGGAATAAATAGTGATCTCGGTGGTGAAATAAGGGCAATTATTAGTAGAGACGTATTTTCTGAAAAAGGTAAAGTGATATTAATACCAAAAGGGTCAAAAATATTCGGTAAATATGCAACTTCAACTTCATCAGATAGTTACGGTAGGGTTTCTATCATATGGGATCGAGTCGATTTAACTAATGGTTATACCATAGAATTTGACTCACCTGCAGTTGATAATTTGGGTAGACCTGGATTACAGGGGAGGGTTGATAATAAATATAAGGAACAATTTGCAAATGCCGTATTACAATCTGGCTTTAATATAGGTCTTGCTAAAATCCTAGATAAGTTAGTCCCACCTCCTATAGATTCACAAGCAGCGGCTACCAACAGTGCTACAGCAACACAAATATTAAATATAGCTCAAACTATTTCGTCTAATACTGCTATTGATGTAAATACTAGGATAGTTACAATTTGTACTAATATACTTGCTGCTATTACTGATAAAACTTCTATTGCTTATACTACTATGACTCAAGCATGTGCGACAGCACAAAATGCTTCTTCAGCCAATACTTCTGAACAGAGACTTCAAACATTAGTACAGGCAGTTAATACAGCAGCTTCAAATTTGCTTACTACTACATCTATTGCCTCGACTCCTACACAAGCACAACAAGCTTCTACGCAAGCTTTTACTGATGTGACTAATGTTGTACAAAATATGATAACTCAACAGCATTTTAAGCCTACGACAACGGTTAATCAAGGTACACCGATTAGAATATATGTTAATAAGGATTATAAATTTCCAAGAACCGTTTTATTAAAATCGAAGGTAATGAAATGA
- a CDS encoding DUF2706 domain-containing protein — protein sequence MLKSLKFLLVFIMIAQLLSCTPSAPYEIKSPCVSADIDDNSNLSVNPCIRRPINALNIV from the coding sequence ATGTTAAAATCATTAAAGTTTCTATTAGTATTCATTATGATCGCTCAATTGTTATCATGCACACCTTCGGCTCCTTATGAAATTAAAAGTCCGTGCGTTTCTGCCGATATAGATGATAATTCAAATTTAAGCGTAAATCCTTGTATCAGAAGACCTATTAATGCACTAAATATAGTATAA